Proteins encoded together in one Phyllobacterium zundukense window:
- a CDS encoding PLP-dependent aminotransferase family protein, whose protein sequence is MSIIAPEAPTAFAQIIADQAAFLLAERDYHPQGLPQLRMLIASRYDNAGLPTTPEQIIITTGAQQAISLVAAAELSRGDRVLIEDPTYHGAIDAYSLAGARLVGAPLGRFGLSPSVTRHMVLSISPRLLHVTPNHQNPTGVVYTSDVRAELAEIADETGLTVLEDDTLSELWFDKEPPPPLASWSRKDRVVTVGSFSKTLWAGLRVGWLRVPPREVGRYVTIKTAADSSAPAALLIP, encoded by the coding sequence TTGTCCATAATTGCGCCTGAAGCTCCAACGGCTTTCGCTCAGATCATCGCTGATCAGGCAGCTTTCCTGCTCGCAGAGAGGGATTACCATCCCCAGGGCCTGCCCCAGCTTCGAATGCTGATCGCGAGCCGCTACGACAATGCCGGGCTCCCTACAACACCTGAGCAAATAATCATTACGACGGGTGCGCAGCAGGCCATTAGCCTGGTAGCCGCGGCGGAGCTATCCCGTGGTGATCGGGTCTTGATCGAAGATCCAACATACCACGGTGCAATCGACGCCTATTCGCTCGCTGGAGCGCGCCTCGTGGGGGCACCATTGGGACGCTTTGGCTTGAGCCCAAGTGTAACGAGGCATATGGTCCTCTCGATATCGCCCCGTCTGCTCCATGTAACTCCCAACCACCAAAATCCAACGGGAGTGGTCTACACCTCCGATGTGCGCGCAGAGTTAGCTGAGATTGCTGACGAGACGGGCCTAACGGTGCTTGAGGATGACACCCTAAGCGAATTGTGGTTCGACAAGGAACCGCCACCGCCCCTGGCATCTTGGAGCAGAAAGGATCGCGTGGTCACGGTCGGTTCGTTCAGCAAGACCCTCTGGGCCGGGCTTCGCGTTGGCTGGCTTCGTGTTCCCCCTCGAGAAGTAGGCCGTTACGTTACGATCAAGACAGCTGCAGACTCGTCAGCGCCGGCAGCACTATTGATTCCTTGA
- a CDS encoding threonine/serine dehydratase yields MTEAQALAVSDIPALVETAHTRVAGHIHRTPLQRSTYFSSRTGANVFFKLEQLQVSGSFKARGAVNKIASLSEAERARGIVAASTGNHGAAVAHAANAFGAKSLIFMPENASSVKIDAVRGLGAEVRFYSKDSGQTEIHARAFANERGLTFASPYNDPAIIGGQGTIGKELMEQIGQVDELFLSVGGGGLLSGIAGYLKGIGQTLRVCACSPQADHAMYASIQAGKVVVFEADPTIADGCAGGMEEDAITLPLVTRLVDEWHLLSEEATKAAMRLYIENDNHLLEGSAGLAIAALLEAAEHDPARFEGKTVVLVICGSRISPKTLKSLL; encoded by the coding sequence GTGACTGAAGCTCAAGCTCTTGCGGTAAGTGACATTCCCGCCCTCGTGGAAACTGCACATACCCGGGTCGCCGGCCATATTCACCGCACCCCTCTACAACGGTCCACCTACTTCAGCAGCCGTACTGGAGCGAACGTTTTCTTCAAGCTTGAACAGCTTCAGGTTTCTGGTTCCTTCAAGGCGCGCGGGGCCGTGAACAAGATCGCCTCGTTGTCAGAAGCCGAGCGTGCCAGGGGGATTGTCGCTGCTTCTACAGGCAACCATGGCGCTGCTGTAGCACATGCTGCGAATGCGTTCGGAGCAAAAAGCCTAATCTTCATGCCGGAGAACGCCTCGTCCGTTAAGATAGATGCAGTCCGCGGACTTGGTGCAGAGGTTCGCTTCTACTCGAAAGACAGCGGACAAACCGAAATCCACGCCCGCGCTTTCGCGAATGAGCGCGGTCTCACGTTCGCTTCCCCCTATAATGACCCGGCAATTATTGGCGGGCAGGGGACGATCGGCAAGGAGTTGATGGAACAGATTGGCCAGGTCGACGAGTTATTCCTGTCGGTCGGAGGCGGCGGACTGCTCAGCGGCATTGCCGGATACCTGAAGGGAATTGGTCAGACACTTCGGGTCTGCGCATGCTCCCCACAAGCCGATCATGCGATGTATGCATCAATCCAGGCTGGCAAGGTTGTGGTTTTCGAGGCTGATCCAACGATTGCTGACGGATGCGCCGGGGGCATGGAAGAGGATGCCATCACCCTTCCATTGGTCACTCGGCTCGTTGACGAATGGCATCTCCTTTCGGAGGAGGCCACGAAGGCCGCGATGCGGCTGTACATCGAGAACGACAACCATCTTCTGGAAGGGTCAGCAGGACTTGCCATCGCTGCTCTGCTCGAAGCCGCAGAGCATGATCCTGCACGCTTCGAGGGCAAGACAGTTGTTCTCGTCATTTGCGGATCCCGCATCAGTCCAAAGACGCTGAAAAGTCTTCTTTGA
- a CDS encoding MFS transporter, with protein MSSLLTPWRSVAAAFVLNGVLFGTWASRVPAVMTRFDLDEAGLGALLLLLGLGALISFPLAGRMSDSLGAVRVTRRIAAAFLISIVLLGFAPTLPLLGVALFFFGMCHGSMDVTMNSWASEVEKHMGRPVMSSFHAMWSLGAGLGATSGYFAAHAEAPLHIHFAFTAVVAGALLGPLLRFDWPSTTRPKRKGAVSFALPNCTLLLVGFIALASGLGEGVAADWSAVYLHDVVGTAEAHAALGYAGFSAAMVIMRLAADFLVSRLGPAAVARLSGYSAAIGIFLIVASDTLPLVLLGFVLMGVGYAALIPLAFSRAAADRHVPPGRAIASVATFAYGAMVLGPPAIGLLAEATSLRVCFFVVGVSAVLAAALAPVLKQEQVDGAPATGEGH; from the coding sequence ATGTCCAGTCTGCTCACTCCTTGGCGAAGTGTCGCTGCGGCATTTGTCTTGAACGGTGTCTTGTTCGGAACCTGGGCCTCTCGCGTCCCAGCCGTGATGACGCGCTTTGATCTTGACGAGGCGGGCCTCGGAGCGCTGTTGCTGCTTCTGGGGCTGGGCGCGCTCATTTCGTTCCCGCTTGCCGGCCGGATGTCCGATAGTTTGGGTGCTGTGCGAGTGACCCGAAGGATCGCGGCCGCATTCCTGATTTCGATCGTCTTGCTTGGTTTCGCCCCAACGTTGCCGCTGCTGGGGGTCGCGCTTTTCTTCTTCGGAATGTGCCATGGTTCTATGGATGTGACGATGAACAGCTGGGCGAGCGAAGTGGAAAAACACATGGGGCGGCCAGTGATGTCGTCGTTCCATGCGATGTGGAGCCTTGGTGCAGGGCTCGGCGCAACGAGCGGCTATTTTGCCGCTCATGCCGAGGCACCCCTGCACATCCATTTCGCTTTCACCGCGGTCGTCGCCGGCGCCCTTCTGGGACCGCTTCTCCGGTTCGATTGGCCGTCTACCACCCGGCCGAAGCGGAAGGGAGCGGTCAGCTTCGCGCTACCTAACTGCACTCTCCTTCTTGTAGGGTTCATTGCGCTTGCTTCCGGGTTGGGCGAGGGCGTTGCTGCCGATTGGAGCGCCGTCTACCTGCACGATGTTGTCGGAACGGCGGAGGCGCACGCCGCGCTGGGCTACGCGGGCTTTTCCGCCGCTATGGTGATCATGAGGCTCGCTGCGGATTTCCTCGTCTCGCGCTTGGGGCCAGCCGCCGTTGCACGGCTGAGCGGATACTCGGCCGCCATTGGAATTTTCCTAATCGTCGCCTCCGACACCTTACCGCTTGTCCTGCTGGGTTTCGTGCTCATGGGGGTCGGCTACGCTGCCCTCATTCCGCTTGCCTTCAGTCGGGCAGCCGCGGACCGTCATGTGCCGCCAGGCCGGGCGATCGCCTCCGTCGCAACCTTCGCCTATGGCGCCATGGTCCTCGGGCCTCCCGCGATCGGACTGCTTGCGGAAGCCACTAGCTTGCGCGTCTGCTTTTTCGTGGTTGGGGTTTCTGCCGTGTTGGCTGCAGCCCTGGCTCCAGTGTTGAAGCAGGAACAGGTTGATGGCGCGCCTGCGACTGGAGAAGGACATTGA
- a CDS encoding MurR/RpiR family transcriptional regulator, translating into MSINPPAMTAARHESILAHLQEEIDRLPNALARIAKYILENPEKVLHQSVAELGEFAGSGEASIVRLCRQIGFSGFRDFKLALAGEIGRPGLPTAGPENADSALLSLHDTMVQNLGIAHSNADLETLKKVAAVLAASRRIDLYGAGMSGVTAELLAYRLLRVGLTAVAFKNSNMAHEVANGLGPGCVAIGCSISGLSVDTVQFLKGARSAGAVTVAITNRARSPLSEAADFTLQASGLHDRPIGGTLTPMVGKIFVIESLMLALGKAIEELSGK; encoded by the coding sequence ATGAGCATTAACCCGCCAGCAATGACAGCGGCACGGCACGAGAGCATCCTGGCTCACTTGCAGGAGGAGATCGATCGTCTGCCGAATGCGCTTGCTCGCATTGCCAAGTACATTTTGGAAAACCCCGAAAAGGTGCTGCACCAATCGGTCGCAGAGTTGGGTGAATTCGCGGGAAGCGGTGAAGCAAGCATAGTGCGGCTTTGCCGGCAGATAGGCTTTTCCGGCTTTCGCGATTTCAAGTTGGCGCTGGCTGGAGAGATTGGCCGTCCGGGACTGCCTACCGCTGGTCCTGAAAATGCGGACAGCGCCCTGCTATCGCTCCATGACACCATGGTACAAAACCTCGGCATCGCACACAGCAATGCCGATCTCGAAACCCTCAAGAAGGTCGCCGCGGTGCTTGCGGCAAGCAGACGGATTGATCTCTACGGAGCAGGGATGTCCGGCGTAACGGCAGAACTGCTCGCCTACAGGCTCTTGCGGGTTGGACTTACGGCGGTGGCGTTCAAAAACTCCAACATGGCGCATGAAGTCGCCAATGGACTTGGCCCGGGATGCGTGGCGATCGGTTGCTCGATCTCCGGTCTGTCGGTTGATACCGTGCAATTTCTGAAAGGCGCCCGCTCAGCGGGGGCAGTGACCGTTGCGATCACCAACCGCGCCCGCAGTCCGCTAAGTGAGGCAGCGGACTTCACTCTGCAGGCATCTGGTCTTCATGACCGCCCGATCGGCGGCACGCTGACCCCGATGGTCGGAAAGATCTTCGTGATCGAAAGCCTGATGCTGGCGCTCGGAAAAGCGATTGAGGAATTGTCTGGAAAATGA
- a CDS encoding ABC transporter ATP-binding protein: MAALDLHIDKISKRYGATDVLRGISLRVAAGEFLTLLGPSGCGKSTLLRIIAGLERADHGHVRAGGRGLDAIAPKDRELAFVFQSYALYPHLSVYDNIAAPLIMRELTGFERLPVIGALLPGAGQRNRSIEERVRQTSALLKLDALLDRRPAALSGGQRQRVALGRAMVRNPKIFLMDEPLANLDAALRIHTRGEIARLHREMGTTTIFVTHDQAEAAALSDRVAIMFGGEIRQVASPADLYREPVDLDVARFLAQPFLNELAVTAPIGGGLMIGGNRIIIRDALGSGEAGTLAFRPEHAFLVGANEPGVLPVQVARIEHAGTDAYVFAEASAGGQFVVRIAAERAHAMRGGETLGLSIDQDKAWFFPFNGSRQRRDHSRAA; encoded by the coding sequence ATGGCAGCTTTGGACCTCCACATTGACAAAATCAGCAAGCGCTATGGCGCGACGGATGTGCTGCGCGGCATCTCTTTAAGGGTTGCCGCAGGGGAATTTCTGACCCTGCTCGGGCCGTCCGGTTGCGGCAAATCCACCCTTCTGCGCATCATAGCTGGACTGGAGCGCGCGGATCACGGCCATGTGCGTGCAGGGGGCAGGGGGTTGGACGCTATCGCGCCGAAGGATCGCGAGCTGGCCTTCGTATTCCAAAGCTATGCGCTTTATCCGCATCTCAGCGTTTACGACAATATCGCAGCCCCGCTGATCATGCGCGAACTGACGGGCTTTGAACGTCTTCCGGTGATCGGCGCTCTGCTGCCCGGAGCTGGCCAACGCAACCGCTCGATCGAAGAGAGGGTCCGCCAGACCTCGGCGTTGCTCAAGCTCGACGCGCTGCTCGACCGCCGGCCGGCAGCACTTTCGGGTGGACAACGCCAGCGTGTGGCTTTGGGTCGCGCCATGGTGCGCAACCCGAAAATCTTCCTGATGGACGAACCGCTGGCGAACCTCGATGCAGCGCTGCGCATCCATACGCGTGGCGAGATCGCTCGGCTCCATAGGGAAATGGGAACGACGACGATATTCGTGACCCACGACCAGGCTGAGGCGGCAGCGCTTTCGGACCGCGTCGCCATCATGTTTGGCGGTGAGATCCGCCAAGTCGCAAGCCCCGCCGATCTCTATCGCGAACCTGTCGATCTCGATGTTGCCCGGTTCCTGGCCCAGCCATTCCTGAATGAGTTGGCTGTGACCGCACCGATCGGCGGCGGGCTGATGATCGGTGGCAACAGGATCATTATTCGCGATGCGCTCGGATCCGGGGAGGCTGGCACGCTGGCTTTCCGGCCGGAACATGCGTTCCTGGTTGGCGCAAATGAGCCGGGCGTGCTGCCGGTTCAAGTCGCACGCATCGAGCACGCTGGGACCGATGCTTATGTCTTTGCCGAGGCTAGCGCGGGTGGGCAGTTCGTCGTTCGGATCGCGGCTGAACGCGCTCATGCGATGCGAGGCGGGGAGACCCTCGGACTGAGCATCGATCAGGACAAGGCATGGTTCTTCCCCTTTAACGGGTCCCGCCAGCGTCGCGACCACAGCAGGGCGGCTTGA
- a CDS encoding carbohydrate ABC transporter permease has product MAVVDDIPIRSLADNASTHDLYARAQARAGVILALPATLLIAALVIGPAILVFFLSFTDASLGLAGARFVGLANYTRMLTDPGFAQSLRNTALYVLVVVPTSIGWGLLVALLIAQSRFAALYRTAYFLPVAATLVALATAWEAILHPSLGFANTLLQLFGASPVRFLSDPATAIYSLAAIGIWQLVGFNMILFLAGLSTIPKELYEAAAIDGADHGWKRFLLVTWPMLAPVTLFVTVMTIIRAFSVFETVAVLTGGGPMKSTSVILYTFYEEGFRYFRVGYASAIAVSFFVFVTILSLVQMRVSERRGRSKTNGGRS; this is encoded by the coding sequence ATGGCCGTGGTCGACGATATCCCGATCCGTTCCTTGGCTGATAACGCCTCAACCCACGATCTTTACGCGCGTGCCCAGGCTCGCGCGGGCGTCATTCTGGCTCTGCCCGCGACGTTGTTGATTGCCGCTCTTGTGATCGGCCCTGCCATTCTCGTCTTCTTTCTGTCGTTCACAGACGCTTCGCTCGGTCTTGCCGGTGCCCGGTTTGTCGGGCTTGCCAACTATACGCGCATGCTGACCGACCCCGGCTTTGCGCAGAGCTTGCGCAACACCGCGCTTTATGTGCTTGTGGTCGTGCCGACCTCTATTGGATGGGGGCTTTTGGTCGCTCTCCTGATCGCCCAATCTCGGTTTGCGGCACTCTATCGCACAGCGTACTTTCTGCCTGTGGCAGCGACCCTGGTGGCGCTTGCAACCGCCTGGGAAGCAATCCTCCATCCCAGTCTCGGTTTCGCAAATACCCTGCTGCAGCTTTTCGGAGCCTCTCCCGTCAGGTTTCTGTCCGATCCGGCAACGGCCATCTATTCGCTCGCGGCGATCGGCATCTGGCAGTTGGTGGGTTTCAACATGATCCTCTTCCTTGCCGGTCTTTCGACCATTCCAAAGGAACTCTACGAAGCCGCAGCGATTGATGGGGCAGACCATGGATGGAAACGCTTTTTGCTCGTGACCTGGCCGATGCTGGCGCCGGTGACGCTGTTCGTCACGGTGATGACAATCATCCGCGCCTTTTCGGTGTTCGAGACGGTCGCTGTTCTCACAGGGGGCGGGCCGATGAAGTCCACGTCCGTCATTCTCTACACATTCTATGAAGAAGGCTTCCGCTACTTTCGAGTGGGCTATGCGTCGGCAATCGCCGTTTCTTTCTTCGTCTTCGTCACCATCCTGTCGCTCGTCCAGATGCGTGTTTCCGAGCGCCGGGGTCGCTCTAAAACCAATGGAGGCCGGTCATGA